A genomic stretch from Mus pahari chromosome 6, PAHARI_EIJ_v1.1, whole genome shotgun sequence includes:
- the LOC110323538 gene encoding olfactory receptor 2A12-like, whose product MCQVTHGIMDSLTASTMWMVPEQNQSWVSEFILLGFSSDPTTKSILFIVFLLIYLSSVLGNGLIIMLVCLDTQLHTPMYFFLCTLSLLDMSYVTTTMPQMLVHLLAHSQTISFAGCWLQMYVFGALGITECTFFVVMAYDRYVAICYPLRYTIILNWGLCIRLAGGTWICGFFSSLLHTFFTMSLPYCGPNRVNHYFCEGPSVRTLACMDTHLIEMVDFVLSVFVVVIPISLIVASYIHIAMAILKIKSTQGRCKAFSTCASHLIVVTFFYAPATYIYLRPNSSYSPERDKQISLFYNAFTALLNPVVYSLRNKDIKRAFLKVMGHGRVDW is encoded by the coding sequence ATGTGTCAGGTAACACATGGAATAATGGATTCTCTTACAGCCTCCACCATGTGGATGGTTCCAGAGCAGAACCAAAGttgggtttctgagttcatccTGCTTGGCTTCTCCAGTGACCCCACGACCAAGAGCATCCTCTTCAttgtcttccttctcatctacctAAGTTCAGTCCTGGGCAACGGGCTCATCATCATGCTGGTCTGCCTGgacacacagctgcacacacccatgtacttcttcctctgtaCCCTCTCCCTGTTGGATATGAGCTACGTCACTACCACCATGCCCCAGATGTTGGTGCATCTTCTTGCGCACTCTCAGACCATCTCctttgctggctgctggctgcagaTGTATGTGTTTGGTGCCCTGGGTATAACTGAGTGCACCTTCTTTGTTGTCATGGCTTATGACCGGTATGTGGCCATTTGCTATCCACTGCGCTATACTATCATCCTCAACTGGGGCCTGTGCATCCGGTTGGCAGGAGGGACTTGGATCTgtggtttcttttcctctttattgcATACCTTTTTCACCATGAGTTTACCATATTGTGGACCTAACAGGGTCAACCACTACTTCTGTGAAGGTCCTTCAGTGCGTACCCTGGCTTGCATGGATACTCACCTCATTGAGATGGTGGACTTTGTGTTGAGTGTTTTTGTGGTTGTGATTCCAATTTCTCTCATTGTGGCCTCCTACATTCACATTGCCATGGCAATTCTCAAGATCAAGTCCACACAGGGCCGCTGCAAAGCTTTCTCTACCTGTGCCTCCCACCTGATTGTGGTCACATTCTTCTATGCTCCAGCCACTTACATCTACCTTAGGCCCAACTCCAGCTACTCCCCTGAGCGAGATAAGCAGATATCACTCTTTTACAATGCTTTCACAGCCTTGCTCAACCCTGTGGTCTACAGTCTGAGGAACAAAGATATCAAGAGGGCATTTCTCAAGGTGATGGGACATGGTAGAGTGGACTGGTAA
- the LOC110323559 gene encoding olfactory receptor 2D2-like, whose protein sequence is MDSLTASTMWMFPRHNQSWVSEFILIGFSSVPTTNSILFIVFLLIYLSSVLGNGLIIMLVCLDIQLHTPMYFFLCTLSLLDMSFVTTTVPQMLVHLLAHSQTISFAGCWLQMFVFGGLGGTECTFFVVMAYDRYVAICYPLRYTVILNWGLCIQLAGGTWICGFFSSLLHTFFTMSLPYCGPNRVNHYFCEGPSVRSLACMDTHTIEMVDSVLSVILVIIPTSLIVASYIHIVMAILKIKSTQGRCKAFSTCASHLTVVTLFYVPASYIYLRPNSSYSSERDKQVSLFYNVFTALLNPVVYSLRNKDIKRAFLKVMGHGPVDS, encoded by the coding sequence ATGGATTCTCTTACAGCCTCCACCATGTGGATGTTTCCAAGACACAACCAAAGttgggtttctgagttcatccTGATTGGCTTCTCCAGTGTCCCCACGACCAACAGCATCCTCTTCAttgtcttccttctcatctacctGAGCTCAGTCCTGGGCAACGGGCTCATCATCATGCTGGTCTGCCTGGACATACAGctacacacacccatgtacttcttcctctgtaCCCTCTCCCTGTTGGATATGAGCTTTGTCACTACCACTGTGCCCCAGATGTTGGTGCATCTTCTTGCTCACTCTCAGACCATCTCctttgctggctgctggctgcagaTGTTTGTGTTCGGTGGCCTGGGTGGAACTGAGTGCACCTTCTTTGTTGTCATGGCTTATGACCGGTATGTGGCCATTTGCTATCCACTGCGCTATACTGTCATCCTCAACTGGGGCCTGTGCATCCAGTTGGCAGGAGGGACTTGGATCTGtggtttcttttcatctttattgcATACTTTCTTTACCATGAGTCTACCATATTGTGGGCCCAATAGGGTCAACCACTACTTCTGTGAAGGTCCTTCAGTACGTAGCCTGGCTTGCATGGATACCCACACCATTGAGATGGTGGATTCTGTCTTGAGTGTCATTTTGGTTATTATTCCAACTTCCCTCATTGTGGCCTCCTACATTCATATTGTCATGGCAATTCTGAAGATCAAGTCCACCCAGGGCCGCTGCAAGGCTTTCTCTACCTGTGCCTCCCACCTGACTGTGGTCACACTCTTCTACGTCCCAGCCAGCTACATCTACCTTAGGCCCAACTCGAGCTATTCCTCTGAGCGAGACAAGCAGGTCTCACTCTTTTACAATGTCTTCACAGCCTTGCTCAACCCTGTGGTCTACAGTCTGAGAAACAAGGACATCAAGAGGGCATTTCTCAAGGTGATGGGACATGGTCCGGTAGACTCATGA